In Amycolatopsis sp. FBCC-B4732, the genomic stretch TCGACCAGCTGCCGCAGCGTCAGCCGCGACGTGGTCAACGTCGGCAGCGTCATCCCGGGTGGGCGGCGAGCCAGCGCAGGGCGAGCGGGTAGCCGTCGACGCCGAGGCCCGCGATCACCGCGGTCGCGATGTCCGAAAGCACGCTGTGGTGCCGGAACGCCTCCCGCTTGTGCACGTTCGAGATGTGCAGCTCGATCAGCGGGGCGGACAGCTGCGCGGCGGCGTCGCGCACCGCGATCGAGTAGTGCGTCCACGCGCCCGCGTTGAGCACCACCGGATGACCGCCGTCCGCGGCTTCGTGCAGCCAGCCGACCATTTCGCCTTCGTGGTCGGTCTGGCGGACCTCGACCTCGATCCCCAGTTCCTCGCCGGTCGCGACGCACAGCGCGGCGAGGTCGTCGTGGGTGGTCGAGCCGTAGACCGACGGCTCGCGCTTGCCGAGCCGGCCCAGGTTGGGGCCGTTGAACACGAACGCCTTCACAGGAGGATGCTCCCGCCGCTCTTCGGAGCGTCCGCCGCGATCGCCGAGTACGCGGCCGCCAGCAGCGACGGGTCCGGGCCCTCGAGCCGGCCGGGCTTGGCGAGGTCGTCGAGGACTACGAACCGCAGCACCCCGGACCGGGTTTTCTTGTCGCCCTTCATGGTTTCCAACAGCTGCGGCAGCGCGTCGGCGTCGTACGTCGTCGGCAGGCCGATCAGCTTGAGCACCGACGCGTGGCGCTCGGCCGTCGCGTCGTCGAGGCGCCCGGCCAGGCGCGCCAGCTCGGCGGCGAACACCAGCCCGACGCTCACCGCGGCCCCGTGGCGCCACCGGTACCGCTCGCGACGCTCGATGGCGTGGCCGAGGGTGTGGCCGTAGTTGAGGATCTCCCGCAGGTCGGACTCGCGCAGGTCCGCCGCGACGACGTCGGCCTTCACCTGGATCGAGCGGCGGACCAGCTCGGCCAGCACGTCGCCGCTCGCGTCGAGCGCCGCGGCCGGGTCGGCCTCGATCAGCTCGAGGATCCGCGGGTCGGCGATGAAGCCGGTCTTCACGACCTCGGCCATGCCGGCGACGAGCTCGTTCGGCGGCAGCGTCTCCAGCGTCGCGAGGTCGACGAACACCGCGCTCGGCTCGTGGAACACCCCGACCAGGTTCTTGCCGGCCTCGGTGTTGATGCCGGTCTTGCCGCCGACCGCCGCGTCGACCATGCCCAGCAGCGTGGTCGGCACGTTGATCAGCCGGACGCCGCGCATCCACGTGCCCGCGACGAACCCGGCGAGGTCGGTGACGGCACCGCCGCCGAGCCCGACCACGACCCCGCGGCGGTCCAGCCCGATCCGGCCGAGCACCTCCCAGCAGAAGCTCGCGACGGTCAGCGCCTTGCCGTCCTCGGCGTCCGGGATCTCGACGCGGTGCGCGTCCAGGCCCGCCGCGATCAGCTCCTCGCGGATCGCCTCGGCCGTGGTCGTCAGCGTGGGCGGGTGGATCAGCGCGATCTTCGAGGCGTCGGCCAGCTGCGCGGTCAGGTCGCCGAGCAGGCCGCGGCCGACCACGACGTCGTACGGGTGGGCGGTGGCGACGGGGATGCGCACCGGATCGGACACGGGGTGACTCACTCCTTGGCTTCGGCGGGGGCGAGCCGCGCGGCGAGGTCCGCGACGATCTCGGCCGGGGTCCGCTCGTCGGTGACGACCTCGACGGTGGCGACCTCGCGGTACACGGGCACGCGCTCGTCGAGCAGTTTCTTGAACGTGGCGCGGGGGTTCACCCCCGCCAGCAGCGGCCGCGCGTTCGAGAGGCCGGTGCGCTGCACACCCGCGGCGAGGCCGACGTTGAGGAACACGACGGTGTGCTCCGCC encodes the following:
- the aroQ gene encoding type II 3-dehydroquinate dehydratase; translated protein: MKAFVFNGPNLGRLGKREPSVYGSTTHDDLAALCVATGEELGIEVEVRQTDHEGEMVGWLHEAADGGHPVVLNAGAWTHYSIAVRDAAAQLSAPLIELHISNVHKREAFRHHSVLSDIATAVIAGLGVDGYPLALRWLAAHPG
- the aroB gene encoding 3-dehydroquinate synthase; this translates as MSDPVRIPVATAHPYDVVVGRGLLGDLTAQLADASKIALIHPPTLTTTAEAIREELIAAGLDAHRVEIPDAEDGKALTVASFCWEVLGRIGLDRRGVVVGLGGGAVTDLAGFVAGTWMRGVRLINVPTTLLGMVDAAVGGKTGINTEAGKNLVGVFHEPSAVFVDLATLETLPPNELVAGMAEVVKTGFIADPRILELIEADPAAALDASGDVLAELVRRSIQVKADVVAADLRESDLREILNYGHTLGHAIERRERYRWRHGAAVSVGLVFAAELARLAGRLDDATAERHASVLKLIGLPTTYDADALPQLLETMKGDKKTRSGVLRFVVLDDLAKPGRLEGPDPSLLAAAYSAIAADAPKSGGSILL